The following coding sequences lie in one Hippopotamus amphibius kiboko isolate mHipAmp2 chromosome 17, mHipAmp2.hap2, whole genome shotgun sequence genomic window:
- the LOC130840735 gene encoding testis-expressed protein 19.2-like isoform X1 — MCPPVSTRHGAEGMSYLHAAWVYQLQHGQLRVCFACFKAAFLNLRQWLEWEDWEDEDWDPEPMDPTEAEAGSEQGASPGMWPSWGQGQGQPAGAGPVDWGLGTLASGPVESEEVGLSDPFVTTELEPQGATPLGLGAEDADWTQGLPWRFEVPPTCSHWPSPPTPWEGFFKVDVPPGGPMVLELGTTRAMDPAEAQASLLDLQVLSLVGCYDAVYLRKMKPEWALRTPEQRWQVLLEPEELWVVRLQDAPPKQELHQWHLSILESRPPGQDEELVHAESALLKRGFTIFSFSPWIKREAVEGDSASRPESSTQGCDPSTSGPSGPSGPGESLAFTGASALGELPRFPPFSPGPQN, encoded by the coding sequence ATGTGCCCCCCAGTCAGCACGCGGCACGGGGCGGAGGGCATGTCCTACCTCCACGCAGCCTGGGTGTATCAGCTTCAACATGGCCAACTAAGGGTCTGCTTCGCTTGCTTCAAGGCTGCCTTTCTGAACCTTAGACAGTGGCTGGAGTGGGAAGACTGGGAAGATGAAGATTGGGACCCTGAGCCGATGGACCCCACCGAGGCAGAGGCAGGGTCTGAGCAGGGGGCATCCCCGGGGATGTGGCCAAGCTGGGGGCAGGGCCAAGGGCAGCCTGCAGGGGCTGGGCCTGTGGACTGGGGGTTGGGCACCCTGGCATCAGGCCCTGTGGAGTCGGAAGAGGTGGGCCTGAGTGATCCCTTTGTGACCACCGAGCTGGAGCCTCAGGGGGCCACACCGCTGGGTCTGGGTGCCGAGGATGCTGACTGGACCCAAGGCCTCCCCTGGAGATTTGAGGTACCCCCTACCTGCTCACACTGGCCAAGCCCCCCTACTCCATGGGAGGGGTTTTTCAAAGTGGACGTGCCCCCGGGGGGGCCCATGGTATTGGAGCTGGGCACCACGCGGGCCATGGATCCTGCTGAGGCCCAGGCCTCGTTACTGGACCTGCAGGTCCTCTCCCTGGTGGGCTGCTATGATGCCGTCTACCTCCGGAAGATGAAGCCAGAATGGGCCCTGCGGACCCCAGAGCAGCGTTGGCAAGTGCTGCTGGAGCCTGAGGAGCTGTGGGTGGTGAGACTCCAAGATGCACCCCCGAAGCAGGAGCTGCACCAGTGGCATCTAAGCATTCTGGAATCCCGTCCTCCAGGGCAGGATGAAGAGCTGGTCCATGCAGAGTCAGCCCTGCTTAAGAGGGGATTCACCATCTTCTCGTTTTCACCGTGGATCAAGAGGGAGGCAGTGGAGGGGGACTCAGCCTCTAGGCCAGAGTCCTCCACCCAAGGATGCGATCCCAGCACCAGTGGGCCCAGCGGGCCCAGCGGGCCTGGGGAGAGCCTGGCTTTCACGGGAGCCTCAGCCCTGGGGGAGCTGCCACGTTTCCCCCCCTTCAGCCCAGGGCCCCAGAACTGA
- the LOC130840735 gene encoding testis-expressed protein 19.2-like isoform X2: MCPPVSTRHGAEGMSYLHAAWVYQLQHGQLRVCFACFKAAFLNLRQWLEWEDWEDEDWDPEPMDPTEAEAGSEQGASPGMWPSWGQGQGQPAGAGPVDWGLGTLASGPVESEEVGLSDPFVTTELEPQGATPLGLGAEDADWTQGLPWRFEVLSLVGCYDAVYLRKMKPEWALRTPEQRWQVLLEPEELWVVRLQDAPPKQELHQWHLSILESRPPGQDEELVHAESALLKRGFTIFSFSPWIKREAVEGDSASRPESSTQGCDPSTSGPSGPSGPGESLAFTGASALGELPRFPPFSPGPQN, from the exons ATGTGCCCCCCAGTCAGCACGCGGCACGGGGCGGAGGGCATGTCCTACCTCCACGCAGCCTGGGTGTATCAGCTTCAACATGGCCAACTAAGGGTCTGCTTCGCTTGCTTCAAGGCTGCCTTTCTGAACCTTAGACAGTGGCTGGAGTGGGAAGACTGGGAAGATGAAGATTGGGACCCTGAGCCGATGGACCCCACCGAGGCAGAGGCAGGGTCTGAGCAGGGGGCATCCCCGGGGATGTGGCCAAGCTGGGGGCAGGGCCAAGGGCAGCCTGCAGGGGCTGGGCCTGTGGACTGGGGGTTGGGCACCCTGGCATCAGGCCCTGTGGAGTCGGAAGAGGTGGGCCTGAGTGATCCCTTTGTGACCACCGAGCTGGAGCCTCAGGGGGCCACACCGCTGGGTCTGGGTGCCGAGGATGCTGACTGGACCCAAGGCCTCCCCTGGAGATTTGAG GTCCTCTCCCTGGTGGGCTGCTATGATGCCGTCTACCTCCGGAAGATGAAGCCAGAATGGGCCCTGCGGACCCCAGAGCAGCGTTGGCAAGTGCTGCTGGAGCCTGAGGAGCTGTGGGTGGTGAGACTCCAAGATGCACCCCCGAAGCAGGAGCTGCACCAGTGGCATCTAAGCATTCTGGAATCCCGTCCTCCAGGGCAGGATGAAGAGCTGGTCCATGCAGAGTCAGCCCTGCTTAAGAGGGGATTCACCATCTTCTCGTTTTCACCGTGGATCAAGAGGGAGGCAGTGGAGGGGGACTCAGCCTCTAGGCCAGAGTCCTCCACCCAAGGATGCGATCCCAGCACCAGTGGGCCCAGCGGGCCCAGCGGGCCTGGGGAGAGCCTGGCTTTCACGGGAGCCTCAGCCCTGGGGGAGCTGCCACGTTTCCCCCCCTTCAGCCCAGGGCCCCAGAACTGA